A section of the Humulus lupulus chromosome 2, drHumLupu1.1, whole genome shotgun sequence genome encodes:
- the LOC133815550 gene encoding uncharacterized protein LOC133815550 codes for MDNIGSLAMLFGMRCIWESMHPNSRQLYKFFDTEHLSIGNDESKNYTVDLIAKWMMTMDRRGQIYFIPWIVDRHWMLVLVMMRGMTIILDPLKNHKSPPIIMEVMGK; via the exons atggataatattggatccttagctatgctgtttggtatgag atgcatttgggaaagcatgcacccaaattcacgacaattatacaaattttttgacaccgaacatctttctattggcaatgatgaaagtaaaaactatacggtggatcttatagccaaatggatgatgactatggatagacgaggccaaatatatttcattccttggattgttga tcgacattggatgttggtgctcgtgatgatgcgggggatgaccataattttggaccctttaaaaaatcataaatctccaccaataattatGGAGGTTATGGGaaagtaa